GGCCCGAGGCTCTCCGCCGTCACCTGCCCCGTCAGATCCACCTCGAGCGCCGAGTTGATCGCGACGAAGCGATCGAGGCGCGCGACGGTGTCCGGATCGTGGACGAATTCCGAGGACTCCATGTTGACCATCGGGTTGTCGCGCACGAAGTCGAAGAGGCGACGGGTTCCCATCGCCTCGGCGATGTCCATGCGCCCGCGGTGGACCCGCTTGAGCGCGTTCGTCACGACCCCCCGCTCGACCAGAGTCACCGAGGCGTCCACGAGGAGCGAGTGGAGCGCGAGGTCCTTGTGGCCGGTGAGCGCTTCGAGGATGGCCTGCGGGATCGCGCCAACGCCGACCTGGACCGTGGCGCCGTCGGGCACGAGCGCCGCGACGCGGCGGCCGATGGCGCGCTCGATGTCGCCGACGGGCGGCGGCGGGTACGGCACGAGCGGCGCGTCCACGTCCACCCAGGCATCGATCTGGCTCCCGTGCAGGAACGCGTTGCCGAGCGTGCGTGGCATGGACGGGTTCACCTGCACGATCACGAGCGGGGCGCGGCGCGCGGCGGGGAGCGCGACGCCGACGGAGACGCCGAGGCTCAGGTAGCCGCGCGCGTCGGGCGGCGCCGCGTGCACCAGCACGCAGTCGGGCGCCCACGCGCCGCCCGCGACGAACTCGCGCGTGAGATCGAAGTAGCGGATCGGGACGAACTCGACGCGGCCGCGGCGCCGCGCGTCCTCGAGCCGGGGCGACATGTGCCACGTCGCGTAGCGCAGGGCCGCGCACTCGGGCCGCGCCCACGGATAGTCGCCGAGGTGAAAGCCGCCGAGGAGCGTGAGGTCGCGCAGCCGGTCGGCCTGGCGGCAGATCTCGGCGACGAGCGCGACGGGCTCGCCGCACCCCGGCGGCAGCAGCACCTTCATCCCCGGCCGGAGGCGGGCGACGGCGTCGGCGAGCGAGCAGCGGACGAAGGCGCGCGGCATGAATCGCGAGGCTATATATACCCGATCCCGCGATAGAATGACCGCATGAAACGCGGCGCGCGCTGGCTCGCGCTCTCGCTCGTCGTGCTCGCCGCCGGCTGCGCCGCGGCGCCGCCGCCGCGCCAGGAGAGCGGCGATTTGCCCCGCGCGCGTTGTCTCGTGGATCCCAGGCGTGAGGCGGCCGAGCCCACGCGGCCGCTCTTCTTCTTCTTCTGCGTCGAGAGCCCGTGATGGCGCGCGCGCGGCGGATCGCCCTCGTCACCGGCGGCGGGCGTGGCCTCGGCCGCGAGATCGCGCTGGCGCTGGCGCGCGAGGGCTGCGACGTCGCGGTCGGCGCGCGGAACCGGACGCAGATCGAGGAGACCGCCGCGGCCGCGCGCCTCCTCGGCGCGCGCGCGCACCCGGTCACGCTCGACGTCGGGGACCCCGCGTCGATCGCCCGCGCCGTCGGCGACACCGTCGCGGCGCTCGGGCCCGTGGACGTCCTCGTGAACAACGCCGGCGTCGCCGAGTCGGCGCCCCTCGCGCGGACCGAGCCCGAGCTGTGGGACCGGCACATGCGCGTCAACGCGCGGGGCCCCTACCTGCTGACGCGGGCCGTCCTCGCCGGCATGCTCGAGCGCCGCTGGGGCCGCGTGATCAACGTCGCCTCGCTCGCCGGCCTCCACGGCTCCCCCTACGTGACCGCGTACACCGCGTCCAAGCACGCGCTCGTCGGCTTCACGCGGGCGCTCGCGACGGAGGTCGCCGGCCGCGGCGTGACGGTGAACGCGATCTGTCCCGGCTACGCGGCGACCGAGCTCGTGTGGAGCGCCGCGCGCAACATCGAGAAGCAGACCGGCAAGTCCTTCGACGAGGCCGTCGAGGCCCTCGCGAAGCTCAACCCCGGCGGACGGCTGATCGAGCCCGCCGAGGTCGCGGCCGTGGCCGCGAAGCTCCTCCATGACGACGCGACGAACGGCGAGGCGCTGGTGCTCGACGGCACCGGGCCGCCCTGACCGCGAGGAGGTGCCTGATGGCCCGCGAGATCACGTTCCACAACCCGCCGGCGCTCATGAAGCCGGTCGGCTACGCGCACGGCGCCGAGACGCGCGGCGGCCGGCTCCTGTTCCTCGCCGGCCAGGTCGCCAAGGACGGGGACGGCCGCCTCGTCGGCAAGGGCGACCTCGTCGCACAGTTCCGCCAGGTCTGCGAGAACCTCAGGACCGTCGTGACCGCGGCGGGCGGGCAGCCGACGGACGTCGTCAAGCTCACGATCTACGTGCTCGACACGGACGAGTTCAAGCGCCGCGGCAAGGCGATCGGCGACGTCTACCGTGAATACTTCGGCAAGCACTTCCCCGCGATGACCCTCGTCGGCGCGCGCGACCTCTACGACGCGGCCGACGGCTGCGTGATCGAGATCGACGGGATCGCCTGCCTGTCGTGAGCGTCATCACCCCCGAGCGGCCCCGGATCCGTCACGCGCTCCCCGCCGCGCGGTGGCCGACGCGCGAGCAGGCCGCACGCGCGCGCTGGTTCTCGCCGGTCCAGCTCGGCCGGCGCCTCGTCGTGCACGAGCGCACGTGGGTGCCGGCGATGGTGCCGTGGCGCGCGACGGAGGACGGCTTCGTCACCCCGGAGGTCCTCGCGTGGTACGCGCGCTTCGCGGAAGGCCAGCCGGGCGTGCTCGTCGTCGAGGCCACGGGCATCCGCGACATCGCCAGCGGCCCGCTGCTCCGGATCGGGGACGACCGGTTCATCCCCGGGCTCCGGAAGCTCGTGGACGTCGTGCGGCGGAAGAGTCGGGGCCGGACGCGGCTCTTCATCCAGCTCCTCGACTTCCTCACGGTGCGCCGGCGGCCCCCGCCCGAGAAGTTCTTCGGCCGGTACCTCGAGGTCACCGACGCGCTGCGGGTCCAGCTCGCCCTCCGGTTCGAGGACAAGGGCTGGCGCGAGGCGCCCGAGGCGCGGGTGCGCGAGTGCCTGGCGGGCGCGGACCGCGCCACGCTCGAGACGGTCCTGACCGACCGCGAGCTCGAGGCGCTCGACTACGGCTACCGCGAGCGCGTCTGGGACACGCGCCTGCCCCACATACGCGAGCTGCCGCGGGTCCTCCCCGCGCTCTTCGCCGACGCCGCGCGGCGGGCGCAGAACGCGGGCTTCGACGGCGTCGAGCTCCACTACGCCCACGCCTACACGATGGCCTCGTTCCTCTCGCGCCTGAACACCCGCGCGGACGGCTACGGCGGCTCGCTCGAGCACCGCGTGCGCCTGCCCCTCGAGGTGCTCACCGCCGTGCGCGACGGCGTCGGCGACCGCTACGTCGTCGGCATCCGCTACCTCGGCGACGAGGTGATCGAGGCCGGGAGCCGGCTCGAGGACGCCGTGTGGTTCTCGGTGCGCTTCGCCGAGGCGGGCGCGGACTATCTCTCGGTCTCGAAGGGCGGCCGGTTCGAGGACGCCAAGCAGCCGAAGGTCGGCGAGGCCGTCTATCCCTACACCGGCGAGTCGGGCCACGAGTGCATGCCCACCGTGCTCTCCGACGCACGCGGCCCGTTCGGCCGCAACGTCCCGCTCGCCGCCGCGATCCGCCGCGCGGTGCGCGAGGCCGGCCACGCGACGCCCGTCGTGACGAGCGGCGGCATCTCGACCTTCGAGCAGGCGGAGGGGATCCTCGAGCGCGGCGAGGCCGACTTCGTCGCGGCGGCGCGGCAGTCGCTCGCCGATCCCGATTGGTTCCGGAAGATCCGCACGGGCCACGGCGAGCTCGTGCGCCGGTGCGAGTTCACGAACTACTGCGAGGGCCTCGACCAGCGCCACAAGCAGGTCACCTGCAAGCTCTGGGACCGGAAATTCGACGCGGGTGACCCGACGGTCGCGCTCGCGAGCGACGGCAAGCGCCGGCTGACGCCGCCGTCGTGGAGCCCGCCCGCCCCGCGCTGACGCGGGGCACCTTGTCCCTCCGGTGCCCGCCGTGGTACGGTGTGCGCCGTTTTTCCCCAGGCACACACAAGTGAGCGTCCAGTTCGAAAAGCTCGGCACCGGGTTCCTCTTCACCGAGGGACCCCTCTGGCACCCGACGGGCAGGTTCCTGCTCTTCAGCGACATGCCCGGCGACCACATGCGGCGATGGTCGGCCAAGGACGGGGTCGTCACGTTCCGCAAGCCGTGCAACATGTCCAACGGCCTGACGTACGACCGGCAGGGCCGGCTGCTCGCCTGCGAGCACGCCACGAGCCAGGTGACGCTCACGCGTCCGGACGGCACCATCGTCCCGCTCGCCACCCACTGGCGTGGCAAGCAGCTCAACAGCCCCAACGACATCGTCTGCAAGCGCGACGGCGGGATCTACTTCAGCGACCCGCCGTACGGGCGCGCCAAGTTCTACGGCGTCGAACGGCCGCAGGAGCTCACATTCCAGGGCGTCTACCGGGTCGGCCCGGATCCGAAGTCGCCCGAGCTGCTGGTCGACGACTTCGATCGCCCGAACGGCCTCTGCTTCTCGCTCGACGAGACGCGCCTCCTCATCAACGACACCGCGCGCAAGCACATCCGCGTCTTCGACGTCACGGCGAGCGGCGCGCTCAAGAGCGGCCGCCTCTGGGCCGAGACGAGGGGCGACAAGCCCGGCGCGCCCGACGGCATGAAGCTCGACGCCGCCGGCAACGTGTACTGCTGCGGGCCCGGCGGGATCCACGTGTTCGACCCCGACGCCAACCTGCTCGAGATCATCGAGGTGCCCGAGCACACGGCGAACTTCGCCTGGGGCGACGAGGACTACCGGTCGCTCTTCATCACCGCGTCCACGTCGCTCTATCGGATCCGCACGAAGGTGCCGGGACGCCCGGTCTTTTGACAACCCACTCGCGACAAAGGAGGTCCGCATGCGGCGCCGTGTGATTCTGGTCGCGCTCCTCACGCTGGGGCTGCTCGTGCCGTCCGCGGCCGACGCCCAGAAGCCCATCAAGGTCGGCATGCCGATGCCGCTCTCGGGCCCGGCCGCCCTGTTCGGCGACCCCGCCACGAAGGGCGCCCAGATGTTCGTGGACGAGCTCAACGCGAAGGGCGGCGTGCTCGGGCGCAAGATCGAGCTCCTCATACGCGATTCCAAGGCCGACGCGAACGAGGCGGTACGCGTCGCTCGGGAGCTGATCCTCAAGGACAACGTCGACTTTCTCGTCGGCACGCTCACGTCGGCCGAGGGCCCGGCGGTCTCGGTCGTCGCGAAGGAGAACAAGATCGTCTTCATCGCGCCGATCCCGAAGACCGACCAGCTCACCGCCGCCGACAAGCTCCACCCGTACGTCTTCCGCGTCGCCGCGACGACGACGATGGAGGGGCGGAGCGCGGCCGAGATCGTCGCCAAGTGGCCGGTGACGCGGATCGCCACGATGAGCTTCGACTACGCGTACGGCCAGGACGTCACGAAGGCGTTCGTCGAGCACCTGAAGAAGGTCAAGCCGAGCGTGCAGATCGTCGACCAGCAGTGGCCGAAGCTCGGCGAGCAGGACTACAACCCGTTCATCAACGCCCAGATGGCGAAGAAGCCCGAGGCGGTCTTCTCGTCGATCTGGGGCGGCTTCTTCGTGACCTACTCGAAGCAGGCGAAGGCGCTGGGGTTCTTCGACGCGATCAAGTACAACTTCATCGGCGTCGGCGAGGCCGCGACGCCGGAGACGACCAAGTCGATGGGCATCGATTATCCGGTGGGGATCTGGGGCAACTCCTACGACGCCTTCTACTGGGGCGAGACCCCGGCCCACCGGGACTACGTGGCGCGCCTGTCGAAGTACCTCAAGGACGAGTACCCGTCCTCCTGGGCCATCCAGGGCTACATCGGCATGCAGTTCCTGGTCGAGGCGATCAAGAAGGCCGGCAGCACCGACTCCGACAAGGTCGCCCACGCGCTGCTCGGGCTCGCCGTCGAGACGCCCGTCGGCAAGCTGACGATCCGCGAGAAGGACCATCAGGCCAACCGCGGCCAGCTCTACGGCAAGACGGTCCGGGACCCGAAGTACCCGTTCGCGATCATGAAGCCCGCCGTGTACGTGGACCCGTCGCCGTTCATGGACTAGCGCGCCCGGCCGGCGGGCCGGAGAGGCACCCCCTGGGCTCGGAACGACACTCGCCGGGGGCGCCTCTCCGGTCCGCGGGCCCAAGCCGCGCTGCGCCTCATGCCCGATCCGTCCTTCGTCTTCGCGCAGAGCCTCTCCGGCCTCACGGCCGCCATGTTCCTCTTCCTGATCGCGTCGGGCCTCTCGCTCATCTTCGGCGTGCTGCGGGTGCTCAACTTCGCCCACGGGACCTTCTACATGCTGGGCGCGTACTCGGCCTATCAGATCGTCCAGTGGCTCGGCCCCGGACCGGGGCGGTTCTGGATCGCGGCCCTCGGCGCCGCGCTCGCCATCGCCGTCCTCGGCGGGCTCATCGAGCGCCTGCTCTTCCGCCACCTGTACGGCAAGGAGGAGCTCTACCAGCTCCTGTTCACGTACGCGCTCGTGCTGATCCTCAGCGACGTCGCGAAAATCTTCTGGGGCACGCAGCAGAAGTCGGTCAGCCGCCCGCCGGAGCTCACCGGGGCCTTCAGGCTCTTCGGCGCGACCATCCCCCACTACAACCTCCTCATCGTCCTCCTGGGCCCGGCCATCGCGCTCGCCGTCTGGTTCGTGCTGCAGCGCACGCGCGCCGGTCGGTTCATCCGGGCGGCCGCCCTCGACCGCGAGACCCTGGGCGCGCTCGGCGTCAACGTCGACCGCCTCTACACGGTCGTGTTCATGCTGGGCTCGTTCCTCGGCGGGCTCGGCGGCGCGCTGATCGCGCCGATGCGCGCCACCGTCCCCGGCATGGACACCGAGATCATCGTGGAGGCGTTCGTGGTCGTCGTGATCGGCGGGCTCGGGTCGTTCTGGGGGACGTTTCTCGGCGCGCTGATCTACGGGCAGGTGCTGTCCTTCGGCATCCTCTTCTTCCCGCGGTTCTCGATCTTCGCGGTGTTCGCGCTCATGGCCGCGGTCCTCATCGTGCGCCCCTGGGGCCTCCTGGGACGCCCGCTCCGATGACCGGCGGGGCGCGCTGGGCTCCCGCCGTCGTGCTCGTGGCGGCCTTCTGCGTCCCGGCGCTGGGCTCGCGCTTCTACACGTTCGTCGCCAACGACGTCGTCATCTGGGCGCTCTTCGCCACCAGCCTGAACCTCCTCGTGGGCTACACCGGGCTCGTGTCCTTCGGCCACGCCGCGTACTTCGGGATCGGCGCATACGCCACCGGGCTCCTCATGAAGAAGGCCGGGGTGTCCTTCCTCCTCGCCTTCCCGGCGGCCGGGGTGCTCGCCGGGGCCTTCGCCCTGCTCTTCGGCTTCTTCTGCGTACGGCTCACGCGCATCTACTTCGCGATGCTGACGCTCGCGTTCGCCCAGATCGTGTGGGCGATCTGCTTCAAGTGGAACGAGGTGACGGGCGGCGAGCAGGGCATGCCCGAGATCCCGTATCCGGACTTCGGCTGGCTGGAGCGCCTGGGTGGGGTCGTGCCGCTCGTCGGCGGCTGGCGGACGGCCGAGTACTATTACTTTCTGACGCTCACGCTGGTCGCGCTCTGCCTCTGGGCGCTCCGGCGCATCGTGGGCTCGCCCTTCGGACGCCTCCTCACCACGATCCGCGAGAACCCGGAGCGCGCCGAGTTCATCGGGGTCAACGTCCGCCGGTACGAGCTCGCGGCCTTCGTGCTCGCCGGCGTGTTCGCGGGGCTCGCCGGCGGGCTCTTCGGCATCTTCAACCGGGGCGTCTTCCCCGACTTCGCCTACTGGACCAAGTCCTCCGAGGTGCTGATCATGACGCTCCTCGGGGGGATGGGCACCTTCTTCGGCCCCGGCATCGGCGCGCTGGCCCTGATCCTCCTCAACCAGCAGATCGTCTCCTACACCCAGTACTGGCCGCTCGTGCTGGGCACGGTGCTGGTCGTCCTGCTGTTCGGCTTCCCCGGCGGCCTCGCCGGCGCGGCGATCGCGCTCTGGCAGCGGGCACGGCGGCGGATTCGCGGTGCTTGAGGTTCGCGACCTCCGCAAGTCGTTCGGCGGCTTCGAGGCCGTCGGCGGCGTCAGCCTGTCGGTCGCGGCCGGCCAGGTCACGGCGATCATCGGGCCGAACGGCGCGGGCAAGACGACCCTCTTCAACCTCATCACGGGGCACGTCCGCCCGGACGCGGGCGCCGTGCGCTTCGACGGCCGCGACATCACGGGCCTGGCGCCCCACGACGTCTGCCGCCTCGGCGTGGGCCGTTCGTTCCAGCGGACGAACATCTTCCCGAGGCTCACGGTGTTCCAGAACGTCCAGGCGGCGTTCATCTCGCACCGGCGCCGCGGCCTCGACCTCTTCACGCCGGTCGACCGGCTCTATCGCGACGAGACCCTGGCACTCCTCGCCTCGCTCGGCCTGCTCGACCGGTCCGGCGAGATGAGCGGGTTCCTCTCGCACGGCGCGCAGAAGCAGCTCGAGCTCGGCATCGCGCTCGCGAGCGAGCCGCGCCTGCTGCTGCTCGACGAGCCGACCGCCGGCATGTCCGCGGTGGAGACGCGCGACACGATCCGGCTCATCAGCCGCATCGCCCGCGAGCGCGGCCTCACGCTCCTCTTCACGGAGCACGATATGGAGGTCGTCTTCTCGATCGCCCAGACGATCACGGTGCTCCACCAGGGCCGCGTGATTGCCGGCGGCACCCCGGCCGAGGTGCGCGGCGACCCCGAGGTGCGGCGCGTCTACCTGGGAGAGCGCCGGTGAGCGCTGCGCCCGTCGTCCTCGAGGTGCGTGACCTCCACACCGCCTACGGGCTCTCGCGTGTCCTCTTCGGCGTCTCCATCGAGGTCGGTGCGGGCGAGTGCGTCTGCCTCCTCGGACGCAACGGCGTCGGCAAGACCACCACGATGCGGTCCATCATGGGACTGACCCCGCCGAGCGCGGGCCGCATCGCGTGGCACGGCGCCGATATCACGGGCTGGCCGCCGTATCGGGTGGCACGCGCGGGTATCGGCTTCGTGCCCGAGGATCGCCGGATCTTCGCCGACCTGACCGTCTGGGAGAACCTCGACGTGGCCAGCCGCGCCCCGCGAGCGCGGCCCCCCGGCGAACCGGATCGCGTCATGAGCGACGCAGCCGCCACGCATCTCGATCAGGGCACGTCCCGAGTCTCTCCGGCCCCGCGGCCCCCCGCACCTGAGGCAGGCCACCCACGGTCCGAGCCGGCCCCGGGGCGCCCGCTACAGTGGTCGATCGAGCGCGTGCTCGAGCTCTTCCCGCAACTCGGGGCACTGGCGCGCCGCAGCGGCGGCCATCTCTCCGGCGGCGAGCAGCAGATGCTCACGATCGCGCGCACCCTGATGGGCAATCCGGAGCTGCTCCTGCTCGACGAGCCGTCGGAGGGCCTGGCGCCGCTGGTCGTCGACCACCTGCGGGAGCAGGTCGCGCGGCTCAAGGACGAGGGCCTCACCATCCTGCTCGCCGAGCAGAACGTCGACTTCTCGCTGGCGCTGGCCGACCGCGTCTACGTCCTCGAGAAGGGCACGATCCGCTTCAGCGGGCCCGCCGCGCGCCTCCGCGACGACGCCTCGCTCCGCCACGAGCTGCTAGCGCTCTGAGCGGCGCGCCGGTGAGACGCGTGAGGATCCACTCCTTCCGGAGTTTCGCGCCGAGCTTCCGGTAGAAGCGGATCGAGGGCGTGTTCCAGTCGAGCACGGCCCACTCCATCCTGCCGCAGCCTCTGCGCGCCGC
This is a stretch of genomic DNA from Candidatus Methylomirabilota bacterium. It encodes these proteins:
- a CDS encoding acetyl-CoA hydrolase/transferase C-terminal domain-containing protein; this encodes MPRAFVRCSLADAVARLRPGMKVLLPPGCGEPVALVAEICRQADRLRDLTLLGGFHLGDYPWARPECAALRYATWHMSPRLEDARRRGRVEFVPIRYFDLTREFVAGGAWAPDCVLVHAAPPDARGYLSLGVSVGVALPAARRAPLVIVQVNPSMPRTLGNAFLHGSQIDAWVDVDAPLVPYPPPPVGDIERAIGRRVAALVPDGATVQVGVGAIPQAILEALTGHKDLALHSLLVDASVTLVERGVVTNALKRVHRGRMDIAEAMGTRRLFDFVRDNPMVNMESSEFVHDPDTVARLDRFVAINSALEVDLTGQVTAESLGPRQVAGIGGQFDFVLGASRAEGGRAVIALPSTGRDGAVSRIVPRLGAGAAVTSPRFLADCVVTEYGAAELRGKGERGRAEALLGVAHPRFQGELEKALSAS
- a CDS encoding SDR family NAD(P)-dependent oxidoreductase, whose protein sequence is MARARRIALVTGGGRGLGREIALALAREGCDVAVGARNRTQIEETAAAARLLGARAHPVTLDVGDPASIARAVGDTVAALGPVDVLVNNAGVAESAPLARTEPELWDRHMRVNARGPYLLTRAVLAGMLERRWGRVINVASLAGLHGSPYVTAYTASKHALVGFTRALATEVAGRGVTVNAICPGYAATELVWSAARNIEKQTGKSFDEAVEALAKLNPGGRLIEPAEVAAVAAKLLHDDATNGEALVLDGTGPP
- a CDS encoding RidA family protein is translated as MAREITFHNPPALMKPVGYAHGAETRGGRLLFLAGQVAKDGDGRLVGKGDLVAQFRQVCENLRTVVTAAGGQPTDVVKLTIYVLDTDEFKRRGKAIGDVYREYFGKHFPAMTLVGARDLYDAADGCVIEIDGIACLS
- a CDS encoding NADH:flavin oxidoreductase, with protein sequence MSVITPERPRIRHALPAARWPTREQAARARWFSPVQLGRRLVVHERTWVPAMVPWRATEDGFVTPEVLAWYARFAEGQPGVLVVEATGIRDIASGPLLRIGDDRFIPGLRKLVDVVRRKSRGRTRLFIQLLDFLTVRRRPPPEKFFGRYLEVTDALRVQLALRFEDKGWREAPEARVRECLAGADRATLETVLTDRELEALDYGYRERVWDTRLPHIRELPRVLPALFADAARRAQNAGFDGVELHYAHAYTMASFLSRLNTRADGYGGSLEHRVRLPLEVLTAVRDGVGDRYVVGIRYLGDEVIEAGSRLEDAVWFSVRFAEAGADYLSVSKGGRFEDAKQPKVGEAVYPYTGESGHECMPTVLSDARGPFGRNVPLAAAIRRAVREAGHATPVVTSGGISTFEQAEGILERGEADFVAAARQSLADPDWFRKIRTGHGELVRRCEFTNYCEGLDQRHKQVTCKLWDRKFDAGDPTVALASDGKRRLTPPSWSPPAPR
- a CDS encoding SMP-30/gluconolactonase/LRE family protein, translated to MSVQFEKLGTGFLFTEGPLWHPTGRFLLFSDMPGDHMRRWSAKDGVVTFRKPCNMSNGLTYDRQGRLLACEHATSQVTLTRPDGTIVPLATHWRGKQLNSPNDIVCKRDGGIYFSDPPYGRAKFYGVERPQELTFQGVYRVGPDPKSPELLVDDFDRPNGLCFSLDETRLLINDTARKHIRVFDVTASGALKSGRLWAETRGDKPGAPDGMKLDAAGNVYCCGPGGIHVFDPDANLLEIIEVPEHTANFAWGDEDYRSLFITASTSLYRIRTKVPGRPVF
- a CDS encoding ABC transporter substrate-binding protein, which encodes MRRRVILVALLTLGLLVPSAADAQKPIKVGMPMPLSGPAALFGDPATKGAQMFVDELNAKGGVLGRKIELLIRDSKADANEAVRVARELILKDNVDFLVGTLTSAEGPAVSVVAKENKIVFIAPIPKTDQLTAADKLHPYVFRVAATTTMEGRSAAEIVAKWPVTRIATMSFDYAYGQDVTKAFVEHLKKVKPSVQIVDQQWPKLGEQDYNPFINAQMAKKPEAVFSSIWGGFFVTYSKQAKALGFFDAIKYNFIGVGEAATPETTKSMGIDYPVGIWGNSYDAFYWGETPAHRDYVARLSKYLKDEYPSSWAIQGYIGMQFLVEAIKKAGSTDSDKVAHALLGLAVETPVGKLTIREKDHQANRGQLYGKTVRDPKYPFAIMKPAVYVDPSPFMD
- a CDS encoding branched-chain amino acid ABC transporter permease, with the protein product MPDPSFVFAQSLSGLTAAMFLFLIASGLSLIFGVLRVLNFAHGTFYMLGAYSAYQIVQWLGPGPGRFWIAALGAALAIAVLGGLIERLLFRHLYGKEELYQLLFTYALVLILSDVAKIFWGTQQKSVSRPPELTGAFRLFGATIPHYNLLIVLLGPAIALAVWFVLQRTRAGRFIRAAALDRETLGALGVNVDRLYTVVFMLGSFLGGLGGALIAPMRATVPGMDTEIIVEAFVVVVIGGLGSFWGTFLGALIYGQVLSFGILFFPRFSIFAVFALMAAVLIVRPWGLLGRPLR
- a CDS encoding branched-chain amino acid ABC transporter permease; translation: MTGGARWAPAVVLVAAFCVPALGSRFYTFVANDVVIWALFATSLNLLVGYTGLVSFGHAAYFGIGAYATGLLMKKAGVSFLLAFPAAGVLAGAFALLFGFFCVRLTRIYFAMLTLAFAQIVWAICFKWNEVTGGEQGMPEIPYPDFGWLERLGGVVPLVGGWRTAEYYYFLTLTLVALCLWALRRIVGSPFGRLLTTIRENPERAEFIGVNVRRYELAAFVLAGVFAGLAGGLFGIFNRGVFPDFAYWTKSSEVLIMTLLGGMGTFFGPGIGALALILLNQQIVSYTQYWPLVLGTVLVVLLFGFPGGLAGAAIALWQRARRRIRGA
- a CDS encoding ABC transporter ATP-binding protein, whose protein sequence is MLEVRDLRKSFGGFEAVGGVSLSVAAGQVTAIIGPNGAGKTTLFNLITGHVRPDAGAVRFDGRDITGLAPHDVCRLGVGRSFQRTNIFPRLTVFQNVQAAFISHRRRGLDLFTPVDRLYRDETLALLASLGLLDRSGEMSGFLSHGAQKQLELGIALASEPRLLLLDEPTAGMSAVETRDTIRLISRIARERGLTLLFTEHDMEVVFSIAQTITVLHQGRVIAGGTPAEVRGDPEVRRVYLGERR
- a CDS encoding ABC transporter ATP-binding protein codes for the protein MSAAPVVLEVRDLHTAYGLSRVLFGVSIEVGAGECVCLLGRNGVGKTTTMRSIMGLTPPSAGRIAWHGADITGWPPYRVARAGIGFVPEDRRIFADLTVWENLDVASRAPRARPPGEPDRVMSDAAATHLDQGTSRVSPAPRPPAPEAGHPRSEPAPGRPLQWSIERVLELFPQLGALARRSGGHLSGGEQQMLTIARTLMGNPELLLLDEPSEGLAPLVVDHLREQVARLKDEGLTILLAEQNVDFSLALADRVYVLEKGTIRFSGPAARLRDDASLRHELLAL